A genomic stretch from Oreochromis niloticus isolate F11D_XX linkage group LG11, O_niloticus_UMD_NMBU, whole genome shotgun sequence includes:
- the zgc:153896 gene encoding ectonucleotide pyrophosphatase/phosphodiesterase family member 7, with translation MSSGSVCTVTAAGGKSVPEVHRCAGQVKQLQLHSELQSVGAKVKMRPQLLLVLTAVVCAAAKPLSKAAMTRNKLLLISFDGFRWDYDQDVDTPNLDQLAADGVKAKYITPPMLTMTSPSHFTTITGRWVEDHEVVHNLMFDQETNLKVPHKETLKRSEWWDNGALPLWITAQNQGLKTASFFYPGGGANYSGQAVNRALLEDSGHPDDNETEWRQNIDTVMSWFSEEDFHLVTLYYGEPDNVGHAKGPDTPDRKEIIRQIDRTIGYLRDAIDCHNLTDRLNVIITSDHGMTTVKKKPQVDEVILNKYLNLFEGAGFEILDYGGFGILTPRPGKEQEVFDALSNVPNITVYKKNEIPESFHLAKSERLPPIVIIADLGFNLNSRFIVYVNKGDHGFHNTEMDMKTIFRAFGPSFKRSYLSEPFDSIHIYPLMCKLLQIEPAPHNGSLSVTQDMLLPTLTTTAKPSFTTPQGSFTTAGSQGARLSVALLLAVLLAMFTVL, from the exons ATGTCGTCGGGGTCAGTGTGCACGGTTACTGCAGCGGGAGGGAAATCAGTCCCG GAGGTCCACAGGTGTGCAGGACAGGTAAAGCAGCTACAGCTTCACTCCGAGCTGCAGTCAGTTGGAGCGAAGGTGAAGATGAGGCCGCAGCTCCTCCTGGTTCTGACGGCGGTCGTCTGTGCTGCCGCCAAGCCTCTGAGCAAGGCAGCAATGACGAGAAACAAGCTGCTGCTGATCTCCTTCGACGGCTTCAGGTGGGACTACGACCAGGACGTGGACACGCCGAACCTGGACCAGCTGGCTGCAGACGGGGTCAAGGCCAAATACATCACGCCCCCGATGCTGACCATGACCTCGCCGTCCCACTTCACCACCATCACCG GCCGATGGGTGGAGGATCACGAAGTCGTCCATAACTTGATGTTTGACCAAGAGACGAACCTGAAAGTTCCTCACAAAGAGACACTGAAAAGATCGGAGTGGTGGGACAATGGAGCTCTGCCGCTGTGGATCACCGCTCAGAACCAG GGTCTGAAAACAGCTTCCTTCTTCTACCCCGGAGGCGGAGCCAACTACAGTGGCCAAGCGGTCAATCGAGCACTACTGGAGGACTCCGGCCACCCCGATGACAATGAGACCGAGTGGCGTCAGAATATTGACACGGTGATGAGCTGGTTCTCTGAGGAGGACTTCCACCTGGTGACGCTCTACTATGGCGAGCCAGACAACGTGGGCCACGCCAAAGGGCCGGACACCCCGGACCGGAAAGAGATCATCCGTCAGATCGACCGCACCATCGGCTACTTGAGGGACGCTATCGATTGCCACAACCTGACCGACAGGCTGAATGTCATCATCACCTCTGACCACGGCATGACCACAGTAAAGAAGAAGCCGCAGGTAGACGAGGTCATCCTCAACAAATACCTGAACTTATTCGAGGGCGCCGGATTTGAAATCCTTGACTACGGTGGGTTTGGCATCCTGACGCCACGGCCGGGGAAGGAGCAGGAAGTTTTTGACGCCCTCTCCAACGTGCCCAATATCACGGTGTACAAGAAAAACGAGATTCCAGAAAGCTTCCATCTCGCCAAAAGTGAGCGTCTGCCTCCCATCGTGATCATCGCAGATCTGGGATTCAACCTGAACTCT AGATTCATCGTCTACGTGAATAAAGGTGACCACGGCTTCCATAACACTGAGATGGACATGAAGACCATCTTCAGGGCCTTCGGACCGAGCTTCAAGAGGAGCTACCTGTCTGAGCCGTTCGACAGCATCCACATCTACCCTCTGATGTGCAAACTGCTGCAGATCGAACCAGCGCCGCACAATGGGTCACTGAGCgtgacccaggacatgctgctCCCCACCCTGACCACCACGGCCAAGCCTTCGTTCACAACACCGCAAGGCTCTTTTACCACAG CTGGATCGCAGGGAGCTCGGCTGTCCGTGGCTCTGCTGCTGGCCGTGCTGCTGGCCATGTTCACCGTGCTGTAA
- the mrps12 gene encoding small ribosomal subunit protein uS12m isoform X2, which produces MASLWSLRPALTSLIQASQHVSAWTAPLLPRTMATLNQMHRQGKPKVPPKAAGATFGRPQLKAVILKTMIRKPKKPNSANRKCARVRLSNGKEAVVFIPGEGHNLQEHNVVLVQGGRTQDLPGVKLTVVRGKYDCAHVVKKKQ; this is translated from the exons ATGGCGTCTCTGTGGAGTCTGAGACCGGCGCTGACGTCACTGATTCAAG CATCCCAGCATGTCTCTGCATGGACCGCCCCCCTCCTGCCCAGGACCATGGCCACGCTCAACCAGATGCACCGCCAAGGGAAGCCCAAAGTCCCTCCCAAAGCCGCTGGAGCCACGTTTGGCCGCCCCCAGCTGAAGGCGGTCATCCTGAAGACGATGATCCGAAAGCCCAAGAAGCCCAACTCTGCCAACAGGAAGTGCGCCCGCGTGCGGCTGTCCAACGGGAAGGAGGCGGTGGTGTTCATCCCCGGGGAGGGGCACAACCTGCAGGAGCACAACGTGGTGCTGGTGCAGGGGGGCCGGACGCAGGACCTGCCCGGGGTCAAACTCACCGTGGTCCGGGGGAAATATGACTGCGCTCACGTGGTGAAGAAGAAGCAGTAG
- the mrps12 gene encoding small ribosomal subunit protein uS12m isoform X1: MLTVSPAVCAYKHQRVHRCALSTGMASLWSLRPALTSLIQASQHVSAWTAPLLPRTMATLNQMHRQGKPKVPPKAAGATFGRPQLKAVILKTMIRKPKKPNSANRKCARVRLSNGKEAVVFIPGEGHNLQEHNVVLVQGGRTQDLPGVKLTVVRGKYDCAHVVKKKQ, translated from the exons ATGTTAACCGTTAGCCCCGCTGTCTGTGCGTATAAACATCAGCGCGTGCACAGGTGTGCTCTTTCCACAG GAATGGCGTCTCTGTGGAGTCTGAGACCGGCGCTGACGTCACTGATTCAAG CATCCCAGCATGTCTCTGCATGGACCGCCCCCCTCCTGCCCAGGACCATGGCCACGCTCAACCAGATGCACCGCCAAGGGAAGCCCAAAGTCCCTCCCAAAGCCGCTGGAGCCACGTTTGGCCGCCCCCAGCTGAAGGCGGTCATCCTGAAGACGATGATCCGAAAGCCCAAGAAGCCCAACTCTGCCAACAGGAAGTGCGCCCGCGTGCGGCTGTCCAACGGGAAGGAGGCGGTGGTGTTCATCCCCGGGGAGGGGCACAACCTGCAGGAGCACAACGTGGTGCTGGTGCAGGGGGGCCGGACGCAGGACCTGCCCGGGGTCAAACTCACCGTGGTCCGGGGGAAATATGACTGCGCTCACGTGGTGAAGAAGAAGCAGTAG